The window GAGCCAGTTGCCATTCTGAAGTCAGCGAAAAATCCCGAAGCTGCAAAAAAATTCGTTGATTTCGTGCTGTCGCAGCAAGGCCAGGAACTGGTGCTGCAACAGGGTTATATTCCAGGTCGCAACGGTATGCAAAACCCACCGGGCTTCCCGCCACGCGATCAGATCAAATTGTTGCCTTTTGATGCCGCCGCAGCACTACAGAATGCTGATGCGAACAAGGAAAAATTCAGCACGATCTTTGGCGGTTAAGCAGGTTGTGCAATAGGGTCCGGGAGCACACTGCCCGTTTGGGCGAACAGGATGTTTGGGCAGTCCCGGGTGTGGCAGGATACGTTGCACCATGACGCTGTCCTGCTTGCTGCCTCATGCACGGCACGGGGTGTGGGTACAATGGCACAGGCGCCTGTTACTGCGTCACGCTATCGGTGCCGGGCAATACCCACAGAAGTGTGGATCTGCGATTTATCCCGATATTTTTAATATATAACACGATTCGAAATCAGGCGGCCCGGGACAGCCGGCCACATACCTGAATTTCACTATGGCGACATCTATTTCCTTTTTGCGGCCGTTTGGCAAAAACCCGGCATCTATCCTGACACCGGTGTTGTTGTGTCTGGTGCTGATACTGGCCCTGCTGCCGCCAGCGCGGTTGCTGATCATGGCCATGACCGATCTGCCTGCCGGTGATGGCGGTGCCATGTGGTCTATGCTGCGTAGCGCATCAACCTGGCGCGCGACCGGTAACAGCCTGGTGACGGCAGGTCTGGCTACGCTGCTGTCTGTGGTGCTGGGTACCAGCTTGGCATTACTGGTGGTGCTCACCGACATTCGAGCCAAAGGCTTCTGGGTTTTCATGATCATGCTGCCCATGATGATTCCGCCACAGGTGACCGCGCTGAGCTGGCTGCAGTTAAGCGGTCCGGGCAGCCCGCTGCTGCAAATGCTGCATCTGGCGCCGCCGCTGGGCAGTCCGCAGCCTCTGCGCTCCTGGTGGGGTATTGCCATGCTGATGGGCATCCAGCATGCGCCTCTGGTCTATCTCGCGGTACGCGGGAGCCTGATTGTCCTGCCCAAGGAATTGATTGAAGCGGCCCGTATGGCCGGCGCCTCGCAACGCGATGTGGTCCGCGATATGATCCTGCCGCTGTGCCGCAATGGTCTGGCGGCCGGTGCCGCGATTGCCTTTGTCTCCGCGCTGGGCAACTTCGGCATTCCAGCCATGCTGGGCATCCCGGTGTCCTATTACGTATTGCCGACCCTGATCTATCAGAAAATGGCCGATTTCGGGCCTGCCATGCTGGCCGATGTTTCCAGCCTGTCGGTACTGATTGGCGTGATTGCGCTGGTGGGTGTCGTCGCGCAGCAGCATTTTTCCGCGCGCATACCGCTGACCGGCATGCCAGGCAGACCACTGGCCTTTATCCTTGGGTCGCGACGCTGGCTGGCCGAGTTGGCGCTGTTTTTGCTGGTGCTGCTCATTGTTGTGGTGCCGCTGATCGCCCTGATTTCCAGCTCACTGGTGGCGGCCATGGGTGTTCCCCTCACGCTCGACACGGTCAGCCTGCGGGCTTATGAGCAGATACTGTTTCAGCAGAGCGTGACCTTTCGGGCCTTTGGCAACAGTATCCTGCTGGCCGGTGCGGCCGCGCTGATTCTGGCCTGCCTTTGTCTGCCCCTTGCCTACCTGTTTGTACGCTTTCCATCGCGCAGCAATGCTTTTTTGCAGGGGCTGATCGATATTCCCTATGCGCTTCCCGGCGTGGTGCTGGCTGTCGCCTGCATTTTGCTGTTTGCCCGCCCGCTGCCGCTGATTCAGGTGTCACTGTATGGCACGCTGGGGCTGATTCTGTTTGCGTATTTGTCCCGATTCATGGCGGTGTGTCTGAAACCGATACAAAGCAGCATGCAGCAGCTTGACCCGGCACTGGAAGAAGCTGCACAACTTTGCGGGGCCGGGCCGACACGCAGGCTGCGTGATATCGTTTTTCCGCTGCTGGCGCCGGCGGCCTTCGCGGGTATGCTGCTGGTTTTTTTAATTGCAGTCAATGAATTGACGGTGTCGGCACTATTGTGGAGTGCCGGCAATGAAACGCTGGGTGTTCTGGTGTTCAATCTGGACGATGGCGGTGAAACAGTACTGGCTTCGGCCGTATCGGTGCTGATCGTACTGATGGTGCTGGTTCTGATGCTTTGCCTGAGCGCCCTGGGCAGACGGGTTCCACGAGGAGTGATTCCATGGCGCAACTAACCCTGGAAAATATCAGCAAACACTATGGCGAGCATGCGGTTGTCGACGACATCAGTCTTGCCATAGAGAAAGGGCAGTTTGTCGCATTGCTTGGTCCCAGTGGCTGCGGTAAAACCACGACCCTGAGAATGATTGCCGGCTTTGAGCAACTGGATCAAGGGCGCATTGTGCTCAACGACAGGCTACTGGCTTCGCCGCAGCAGCATATCGCGCCCGAGCAGCGTAATATGAGTATGGTGTTTCAGTCGTATGCCTTGTGGCCTCACAAAACGGTGCTGGACAATGCAGGCTATGCGCTGGCGTTGCGCGGGCTCCGGGGTCAGCCGTATCGTGACCAGGTTTTTGCAGCGCTTGAGGCAGTGAACCTGGGGCATTTAGCCGATCGTTTTCCGCAAGCCCTCAGCGGTGGACAGCGCCAGCGGGTGGCGCTGGCACGCTGTCTGGTTTCTCATCCGGACGTTGTGTTGCTGGATGAACCGCTGGCGAATCTGGACGTGCATTTGCGTGCCGCCATGGAAACCACCTTTCGCGACTTTCATGCGCGTACCGGGGCAACGTTCATTTATGTCACGCATGACCAGGCCGAAGCCATGGCAATGGCCGACCGGATTGCCGTTATGAATCATGGTCGTCTGGAACAATGGGATACGCCGGAAAATTTATATCGCCGTCCCGCCTCGCGCTGGGTCGCAACCTTTATTGGCAAGGGGGCGGTGCTGGATGTACCCAACCATGTTCATGGCAAGAACCTGAGAAGCGACGATATTCTTAACCTGCTGTCCAATAGCGGTGCCATGCATCGCGGCGCCATGCTGGTGCGGCCCGAACACGTCAGCGTCGTAGATGAAGGCATTGACGTGACCGTGCAGCATCGGGTCTATAAGGGTGAGCGCTACCAGTATATGGCCAATCTGGCCGATGGCCAGTCTGTGACCTTCTATCATCCCCGGCTGCTTGAGCATGGACAAGCGGTACAGGTGCAAATTGAACATGCCTGGGGGCTGGATCTTTAGGGCAGGTGAGGTGTAGCCAGATCCCCATGCGCTGCGGCTTTGCGGCCGCAGCGCTTTTATACGGGAGATCAGGCTTGATAGACCGGGACTGGTCGTTGATCGCTCCAGGGCGCGATGCCTCAGATATTCATTCAGATACTGAGCGCCCAGGAGAGCTCATTATTGTCCGGGACACTCTGCGCATTCACCGGCCAGATCGTCGGCCAGGCGCAATTGTGCGCTGAGGTCGCGCAACGCGGTGCGCACACCTTCTTCAATGACAGGATGATAGAACGGCATGTCCAGCATTTGGGCAACGGTCATCTTCTGCTGGTGCGCCCAGGCCAGCAAGTGAGCCAGATGCTCTGCTGCGGGTCCGACCATTTCAGCGCCCAGTAAACGCCCACTACCATGTTCTGCGTAAATACGCAGATGCCCCTGGTTGATGCCCATGACACGACTGCGGCCCTGATTGTTGAAGGACACTTCGCCAATTGCGTAACAGCCACAATTGTCGAACTTGCTGGTCACTTCCCGGTAGCGCAGGCCAATGCTGGCGATTTGCGGATCACTGAAGACCACACCGATTTGTGAACGGCGCAGGCCTTCGGTCACATCAGGAAACGCGCCTGCATTCCTGCCGGCGATCAGGCCCTGGTCCGCCGCTTCGTGCAGCAGTGGCAACTGATTGGACGCATCGCCGGCGATGAAAATGTGCGGGACGCTGGTTTGCATGGTGTACGGGTCAGCTTTGGGTACACCGCGTGCGTCCAGATCGATGCTCAGGTTTTCCAGACCCAGGTTATCTACATTGGGTTTGCGACCCGTGGCAGCCAGCAGAAAATCGACCGTGACCGAACCGCTGGCGCCGTTCTCCGTGTAATCCACCTTTACGCCCTTGCCGCTGGGCAGCAGACTGACCTGTGTGTCGGCGTCCAGATGCAGATCCATCTCTTTGCCAAAAATCTCCAGTGCTTTTTCCTGCACAACCGGATCGCTAATGCCACCCAGCAGATTGTCCTTACCGAACACGTGCACGGTTACGCCCAGGCGATGCAGGGCCTGGCCGATTTCCAGGCCAATCACGCCCGCGCCGAAGACGGCCACACTGGCAGGCAGCGTTTCCCAGGCAAAGACATCGTCATTGACAATCAGCCGTTCTCCCAGCGACTGCCAGGCAGGCACGACAAAAGGACGCGATCCGGTCGCGATCACAATACGCTGTGCCGTGATTTCAGTATGATCGTCTACGACCACCACATGTTCATTTTTGAAACGTGCACGGCCAAGAATGCGCTGACTGGCGGGAAAAGCCGCCACGTCTTCCAGTACGAAGCCAACGAAGCGGTCGCGTTCGGCGCGTACGCGTGCCATCACCTCGTGGCCGTCTATGCGCAGGGCGCCATCGGGATGCACGCCGAACTGGTCGGCTGTGCGCACATGATGGGCCGCGTCCGCGGCGGCGATAAGCAATTTTGATGGCATGCAACCCACGCGTGCGCAGGTGGTGCCAAATTTGTGGTCTTCTACCAGGTAGACATTGTCTGTGGATTTGCGGGCGGCGCGAAAAGCGCTCATGCCGGCCGTGCCACCGCCCAGAATAAGGACATCGGCGTTGATTGATTTCATATTCGATCCCTGATATTTGGTGTTTTTGACGCAACCGGTTCTGATTCTACCGGTTTACGGGCGAAAAAAAGCAGCGGCAGCACCAAGGGTGCGCCCGCTGCCGACATATCGGCTTTGTGATTGCGATGGTAACGTTGCAATGACATGCCGCGAAAGCAATGCAGTTGCTGTCTGCCGGCATGGTGCCGGCAGGCCGGGGCAGATCGCCAGGCTTTTGATGCGTTACCTGGCCGTGTGATCTGCTGTCCCCTCTGCAACAACCGTCTTACTTGCCGGCGAAATGTGCTGCCAGTTCGTCGCTGCCGCCAATATACTCGCCGCCAATGAAAATCTGCGGCGTGCTGGTTTTACCGGTGATGGCACGAATGGCCACGGTGCTGGCGTCTTTGCCCAGAACCACTTCTTCAAACGGCAGGTCTTTTTCTTTCAACAATGCTTTGGCTTTGGCGCAGTAGCCGCAACCAGGTTTGGTGAACATGACAATTGAAGGTTTGTCCTGGTAGTCTTTGTCGATATAGTGAATCATTGTATCGGCGTCAGACACTTCAAACGGATCGCCTTCTTTCTCTGGCTCGATGAACATTTTTTCAATGACGCCGTCTTTGACCAGCATTGAATAGCGCCAAGAGCGTTTGCCAAAACCCAGATCAGCTTTGTCTACCAGCATACCCATGCCTTCAGTGAATTCGCAGTTGCCATCAGGGATGACCGTGATATTGTCGGCTTCCTGTTGTGATTTCCATTCGTTCATCACGAAGGTATCGTTTACAGATACGCAGACGATCTCGTCAACACCGCGTTCCTTGAACGCTCCGGCCAGTTCGTTATAGCGTGGCAGGTGAGTGGATGAGCATGTTGGCGTAAATGCGCCAGGCAGTGAAAAGACAACAACAGTTTTACCTTTGAAAAGGTCGTCGGTAGACACTTTTTCCCAGGCATCGCCA of the Advenella mimigardefordensis DPN7 genome contains:
- a CDS encoding ABC transporter permease; its protein translation is MATSISFLRPFGKNPASILTPVLLCLVLILALLPPARLLIMAMTDLPAGDGGAMWSMLRSASTWRATGNSLVTAGLATLLSVVLGTSLALLVVLTDIRAKGFWVFMIMLPMMIPPQVTALSWLQLSGPGSPLLQMLHLAPPLGSPQPLRSWWGIAMLMGIQHAPLVYLAVRGSLIVLPKELIEAARMAGASQRDVVRDMILPLCRNGLAAGAAIAFVSALGNFGIPAMLGIPVSYYVLPTLIYQKMADFGPAMLADVSSLSVLIGVIALVGVVAQQHFSARIPLTGMPGRPLAFILGSRRWLAELALFLLVLLIVVVPLIALISSSLVAAMGVPLTLDTVSLRAYEQILFQQSVTFRAFGNSILLAGAAALILACLCLPLAYLFVRFPSRSNAFLQGLIDIPYALPGVVLAVACILLFARPLPLIQVSLYGTLGLILFAYLSRFMAVCLKPIQSSMQQLDPALEEAAQLCGAGPTRRLRDIVFPLLAPAAFAGMLLVFLIAVNELTVSALLWSAGNETLGVLVFNLDDGGETVLASAVSVLIVLMVLVLMLCLSALGRRVPRGVIPWRN
- a CDS encoding glutathione peroxidase, which gives rise to MLQNKEGQRVPSVTFPVRSGDAWEKVSTDDLFKGKTVVVFSLPGAFTPTCSSTHLPRYNELAGAFKERGVDEIVCVSVNDTFVMNEWKSQQEADNITVIPDGNCEFTEGMGMLVDKADLGFGKRSWRYSMLVKDGVIEKMFIEPEKEGDPFEVSDADTMIHYIDKDYQDKPSIVMFTKPGCGYCAKAKALLKEKDLPFEEVVLGKDASTVAIRAITGKTSTPQIFIGGEYIGGSDELAAHFAGK
- a CDS encoding ABC transporter ATP-binding protein, whose protein sequence is MAQLTLENISKHYGEHAVVDDISLAIEKGQFVALLGPSGCGKTTTLRMIAGFEQLDQGRIVLNDRLLASPQQHIAPEQRNMSMVFQSYALWPHKTVLDNAGYALALRGLRGQPYRDQVFAALEAVNLGHLADRFPQALSGGQRQRVALARCLVSHPDVVLLDEPLANLDVHLRAAMETTFRDFHARTGATFIYVTHDQAEAMAMADRIAVMNHGRLEQWDTPENLYRRPASRWVATFIGKGAVLDVPNHVHGKNLRSDDILNLLSNSGAMHRGAMLVRPEHVSVVDEGIDVTVQHRVYKGERYQYMANLADGQSVTFYHPRLLEHGQAVQVQIEHAWGLDL
- a CDS encoding dihydrolipoyl dehydrogenase, encoding MKSINADVLILGGGTAGMSAFRAARKSTDNVYLVEDHKFGTTCARVGCMPSKLLIAAADAAHHVRTADQFGVHPDGALRIDGHEVMARVRAERDRFVGFVLEDVAAFPASQRILGRARFKNEHVVVVDDHTEITAQRIVIATGSRPFVVPAWQSLGERLIVNDDVFAWETLPASVAVFGAGVIGLEIGQALHRLGVTVHVFGKDNLLGGISDPVVQEKALEIFGKEMDLHLDADTQVSLLPSGKGVKVDYTENGASGSVTVDFLLAATGRKPNVDNLGLENLSIDLDARGVPKADPYTMQTSVPHIFIAGDASNQLPLLHEAADQGLIAGRNAGAFPDVTEGLRRSQIGVVFSDPQIASIGLRYREVTSKFDNCGCYAIGEVSFNNQGRSRVMGINQGHLRIYAEHGSGRLLGAEMVGPAAEHLAHLLAWAHQQKMTVAQMLDMPFYHPVIEEGVRTALRDLSAQLRLADDLAGECAECPGQ